A window from Caldivirga sp. encodes these proteins:
- the amrB gene encoding AmmeMemoRadiSam system protein B, which produces MVTRKPAVAGMFYEASRNGLINQIKWSIEHELGPKSTMNFKENKQFVLSIIVPHAGYVYSGPVAAHAYVEVSKYLKPKVFIIIGPNHYGVGSPAAIMTSGVWETPLGQVEIDEEVAKQIKAKVRDLAEDPLAFEREHSVEVQVPFIQYLFPDSKIVPIVLWNQTIDLSRRLGSAISEVVDGRAGEVVLVASSDLNHYEPHDVTTGKDMRVIERILNMDEEGFYTVMDKYDVSVCGFGAIMTAIVYSRKQGATGVKLLKHATSGDTSGYLLETVGYASIAFYK; this is translated from the coding sequence ATGGTTACTAGGAAACCCGCGGTTGCAGGTATGTTCTATGAGGCAAGTAGGAATGGTTTAATTAACCAGATAAAGTGGTCTATTGAGCATGAGCTTGGTCCTAAATCCACAATGAATTTTAAGGAGAATAAGCAGTTCGTCCTCTCAATAATAGTGCCTCATGCTGGTTACGTATACTCAGGCCCTGTGGCTGCCCATGCATATGTTGAGGTAAGCAAGTATCTTAAACCCAAGGTATTCATAATAATAGGACCAAATCACTATGGTGTAGGTTCCCCGGCTGCAATAATGACTAGTGGGGTCTGGGAAACACCACTAGGACAGGTGGAGATTGATGAGGAGGTGGCTAAGCAGATAAAGGCTAAGGTGAGGGACTTAGCTGAGGACCCATTAGCCTTTGAGAGGGAGCATTCCGTTGAGGTTCAGGTACCCTTCATACAGTATCTTTTCCCTGACTCTAAGATAGTTCCCATAGTCCTATGGAATCAGACAATTGACTTATCCAGGAGACTTGGCTCGGCAATAAGTGAAGTTGTTGATGGAAGAGCAGGTGAGGTTGTGCTAGTGGCCTCCAGTGACTTGAACCACTATGAACCACATGATGTCACTACGGGTAAGGATATGAGGGTTATTGAACGTATTCTAAACATGGATGAGGAAGGGTTCTATACAGTAATGGATAAGTACGATGTCTCAGTATGCGGCTTCGGTGCAATAATGACAGCCATAGTTTATTCAAGGAAACAAGGAGCAACAGGCGTGAAGCTCCTTAAACATGCTACATCTGGAGACACCAGTGGGTATCTTCTTGAAACAGTGGGATATGCTTCAATAGCCTTTTACAAGTGA
- a CDS encoding C2H2-type zinc finger protein, translating to MQIVCKYCGKTMDNALAYFMHYSRECQQLPKTRRCPVCGARFPSFRLLKIHLMNEALIDNRHRGLIIARFS from the coding sequence ATGCAGATAGTGTGTAAGTATTGTGGGAAAACAATGGATAATGCCTTAGCCTACTTCATGCACTACAGTAGGGAATGCCAGCAATTACCTAAAACAAGAAGATGCCCGGTTTGTGGGGCTAGGTTCCCAAGTTTTAGGTTACTGAAGATTCATTTAATGAATGAGGCACTTATTGATAATAGACATAGGGGTCTCATTATCGCTAGGTTCTCTTAA
- a CDS encoding MTH1187 family thiamine-binding protein, whose protein sequence is MTVIVEIAVDPIGTGSTSVGDLIKYAVSAIARRGYKYQVCAMGTVVELPSLKDVGSLLEDIHEELVKRGVKRIVSVVRIDDRRDKSESIEYKVSRVTQNR, encoded by the coding sequence ATGACGGTTATAGTTGAGATCGCGGTTGACCCAATAGGCACAGGTTCCACTAGTGTCGGTGACTTAATAAAGTATGCTGTATCAGCAATAGCTAGGAGGGGTTATAAGTACCAGGTCTGCGCCATGGGAACTGTGGTTGAGTTACCGTCATTAAAGGACGTTGGATCACTCCTTGAAGATATTCACGAGGAGTTAGTTAAGAGGGGTGTTAAGAGGATTGTATCAGTGGTTAGGATTGATGATAGGAGGGATAAGAGTGAAAGTATTGAGTATAAGGTTAGTAGGGTTACTCAGAACCGTTAA
- a CDS encoding pyridoxal-phosphate dependent enzyme, translating into MFRSLEELIVGVWPTPLLRLNLFKPRNVWAKLEFMNPLTHSIKDRTALGLIKSLGNVDKGVIEVSSGNLAVALASILRARGIDYVAYIPAGSPRSFKVMLRLMGVRMIEREGNTSTILPEVINEARRLGLSHPNQFSNPANYMIHHNTTAREIDEQCRIAGFKPKYIIGAVGTAGHMTGISMYFKEKYGNEVKIIAVQPSVNSSIPGIKRINGSNPFSELLKVDQIIDVTREQALIGVTKVARSDGLLIGLSSGAVAYAAMNLNIDDAVLIFPDDAWKYIDELSNELTLAE; encoded by the coding sequence GTGTTTAGGAGTCTGGAGGAGTTAATAGTTGGGGTTTGGCCAACCCCGCTCCTAAGGTTAAATCTGTTCAAGCCACGTAATGTTTGGGCTAAATTGGAATTCATGAATCCGCTTACCCATAGTATTAAGGATAGGACTGCCTTAGGGCTCATTAAGTCACTAGGTAATGTGGATAAAGGGGTTATTGAAGTTTCGTCAGGTAACTTAGCCGTTGCCTTAGCGTCAATACTTAGGGCTAGGGGGATTGACTATGTTGCCTATATTCCTGCAGGTTCCCCAAGGTCCTTTAAAGTTATGCTCAGGTTAATGGGTGTTAGGATGATTGAGCGTGAGGGTAATACATCAACAATACTGCCTGAAGTAATTAATGAAGCTAGAAGACTGGGGTTAAGCCATCCAAACCAGTTCTCAAACCCAGCTAACTACATGATTCACCATAATACTACAGCAAGGGAAATTGATGAACAATGCAGGATAGCTGGTTTTAAACCTAAATACATTATTGGTGCGGTTGGGACAGCTGGCCACATGACTGGAATATCAATGTACTTTAAGGAGAAGTATGGTAATGAAGTTAAAATAATTGCAGTACAGCCATCTGTTAATTCATCAATACCAGGTATTAAGAGGATTAATGGCAGTAATCCATTTAGTGAATTACTTAAGGTGGATCAAATCATTGACGTGACAAGGGAGCAGGCCTTAATTGGTGTTACGAAGGTAGCTAGGAGCGATGGCCTATTAATTGGTTTAAGTTCAGGGGCAGTGGCTTACGCCGCAATGAATCTTAATATTGATGACGCAGTATTAATATTTCCTGATGATGCTTGGAAGTATATTGATGAATTAAGCAATGAATTAACACTAGCAGAGTAG
- a CDS encoding phosphate-starvation-inducible PsiE family protein, producing the protein MAKADLKSSIMKVLRIANLSLYVVVIIFTGITSILSLYIAAIDILKICISVNSLTDVNIINVLSALFLVVLTMELIDMFIIYMERGHIIVDMVIAIVLTAIARELLINYANIESMTLQRGIMLSAAILTLAISYWLVIKADSIKRT; encoded by the coding sequence GTGGCTAAGGCTGATTTAAAATCATCGATAATGAAGGTACTTAGGATTGCGAATCTATCACTCTATGTAGTAGTAATAATATTTACTGGAATTACTAGTATACTTTCATTATACATTGCCGCGATTGATATTCTTAAAATATGTATTAGCGTGAATTCTTTAACTGATGTTAATATTATTAATGTATTATCAGCCTTATTCCTAGTGGTATTAACGATGGAGTTAATTGACATGTTCATAATATACATGGAGAGAGGACACATAATTGTTGATATGGTAATAGCCATAGTGTTAACAGCCATAGCTAGGGAATTACTGATAAATTACGCGAATATTGAATCCATGACCCTTCAAAGAGGTATTATGCTATCAGCCGCCATTTTAACCCTGGCAATATCATACTGGTTAGTCATTAAAGCTGATTCCATTAAGAGAACCTAG